Proteins found in one Elusimicrobiota bacterium genomic segment:
- a CDS encoding PorV/PorQ family protein, which translates to MKTSIKETKNEIQGDNMRKALSTMMLVVLLAGIICSGSAYAAFSKSDAGTSAVHFLKLGAGARSSGMGDIGVGVSEGASNIYWNAAGLAGMEQTSISVMHAVWFEDIGYTWIGYGQPTETGGLGIGIQYLSYGSIEGNDTAGLLTSNYSPSDMSITLGYGNEVSEEVSLGAGIKYISSKIKESGVAIAGDIGMLYKPTDNKTSLGIALQNLGGKMKYIESGDNLPMTIRVGGGYNIQPEWLVGLEMTAVNDSGMGIGAGTEYKYAASEGATLIGRAGYNTETKDIGGLKGLSLGAGVELKGCGLDYAFVPFGDLGDTHRISLNIKF; encoded by the coding sequence ATGAAAACATCAATAAAGGAAACAAAAAATGAAATACAGGGGGACAATATGCGCAAAGCACTAAGCACAATGATGTTAGTAGTATTATTAGCAGGTATTATATGTTCAGGTAGTGCGTATGCAGCTTTTAGTAAAAGCGATGCCGGGACAAGTGCAGTCCATTTTTTAAAGCTGGGTGCCGGTGCCCGTAGTAGTGGAATGGGCGATATCGGAGTAGGCGTAAGTGAAGGAGCGAGTAATATATATTGGAATGCAGCTGGTTTAGCTGGAATGGAACAAACATCAATAAGTGTAATGCATGCGGTCTGGTTTGAGGATATAGGCTATACCTGGATAGGGTATGGACAGCCAACGGAAACCGGCGGATTAGGAATAGGAATCCAGTATTTAAGTTATGGTTCAATAGAAGGCAATGATACCGCCGGATTATTAACCAGCAATTATAGTCCTAGTGATATGTCAATAACACTAGGATATGGAAATGAAGTAAGCGAAGAAGTATCATTAGGAGCCGGGATAAAGTATATAAGCAGCAAGATAAAGGAGAGTGGGGTAGCGATAGCCGGAGATATAGGAATGTTATATAAGCCAACGGATAATAAAACGAGCTTAGGAATAGCGCTCCAGAATTTAGGCGGTAAGATGAAATATATAGAATCCGGCGATAATCTGCCGATGACGATACGGGTAGGCGGAGGATATAATATTCAACCGGAGTGGTTAGTAGGATTAGAAATGACAGCAGTAAATGACAGTGGAATGGGAATAGGCGCAGGGACAGAGTACAAGTATGCAGCAAGTGAAGGAGCAACACTAATAGGCAGGGCAGGATATAATACAGAGACCAAAGACATAGGCGGCTTAAAAGGACTAAGCTTAGGAGCAGGAGTAGAGCTTAAGGGTTGTGGATTAGATTATGCATTTGTCCCGTTTGGCGATTTAGGCGATACACACAGAATATCATTAAATATTAAATTCTAA